The genomic interval GCAGATCGTGGAGCAGGCGCGCGCCGAGGCGCCGGCGCCCGCTCCCGCACGTGTCGTCCTGCGCCCCCGCGCCGTCGACGACGCGGGCTTCACGGTGACCCGCAAGCAGGACGCCGACGGCGTGTACTTCGAGGTGCGCGGCTCGAAGCCCGAGCGCTGGGTGCGCCAGACGGACTTCAACAACGACGAGGCCGTGGGCTTCCTGGCCGACCGGCTCGCCAAGCTGGGCGTCGAGGACCGCCTGTACAAGGCGGGCGCGGTCGCGGGCGACGAGGTGCGTATCGGGGACGAGCGCGACGCCGTCGTCTTCGACTGGGAACCCACGCTCATGACCGGCCCCGAGCTGCTCGGTTCGCGCGGCACCGACCTGCGCCTGGAGGACCGCTCGCGCAAGACGCGTGCCGAGAAGCGCCAGGAGTTCACCGAGCGCATGGACGCCAAGACCGAGGCGCGCCGCGAGCTGTGGACCGAGCGCGAGGCCGGCCACTGGGCCAGGCCGGACGACGACTGAAAACGTAACCTCTCTGCAATGGTGGCGTACGTCACATCTCCTTACACTCCGGTCAGCCTTGGCATTCGCCGAGGTCACACCGTGCAGGGAGGTAGCAGTGCGCAGAGTCTCAGCGGTCGCCGCGGGGTTGGCCCTCGTCGGCGCCTGCCTGGCCGCCACACCGGCCCAGGCAGCACCCGTCGTCAGCCCGCCGTCCCAGACCGTCCCCTCGGACAACCTGCCCAACCCGCTTGCCGAGAAGCAGGCGGCGTTGCGTGAGCAGGCGATCCAGCAGGTCCTGTCCGGCGACGCGCAGGTGCAGACGATCAACGGGTCGAAGGTCGTGCAGGTGGACGCCGGCACGGCCGACGGCCAGGCGCAGGCGAAGGGCCAGGGCAAGGGCAAGGGCCAGGGCCAGGGCAAGGGCCAGGGCAAGGGCCAGGGCAAGGGCCACGGTCAAGGAAAGGGCAAGGGCGGCAAGGACTCCTACCAGTCGAAGTACGTCGAGGTCGCCCGCGAGGGCACCGACCGCATCTTCGTCGTCCTCGTCGAGTTCGGTGACACCGCGCCCTCGTTCCCGCAGGACCCGAGCGCCCAGCGCACCACGGGCCCGCTGCACAACGAGATTCCCGCGCCGGACCGGTCGACCGACAACTCGACCGTCTGGGTCCCTGACCACGCACAGTCGTACTTCCAGGACCTGTACTTCGGCACCGGCGACGAGTCGCTCAAGGACTACATGCAGACGCAGTCCTCGGGCCGCTACAGCGTCGACGGCGTCGTGACCGACTGGGTCAAGGTGCCCTACACGCAGGCCCGCTACGGCACCGACCGGTGCGGCGGCACGGTCTGCGACGACGTCAAGCTGCTCATCCGCGACGCGGCCAAGCAGTGGGTCGACGACCAGCTCGCGCAGGGCCGCACGATGGCCGACGTCCAGGCCGAGCTGGCCACGTTCGACATCCAGGACCGCTACGACCTCGACGGCGACGGCGACTTCAACGAGCCCGACGGCTGGATCGACCACTTCCAGATCGTGCACGCGGGCGGGGACGAGGCCGACGGCGACCCGATCTACGGGACCGACGCCATCTGGAGCCACCGGTGGTACGCCAACCTGGCCTACGGCCCGAGCTGCTTCGACGGCCGCGCGTGCAACACCGGCACGCCGATCGGCGGCACGATCAACGCCGACGGCACCGTCACGGCGACCGACGACTTCACGGGCTTCTTCGTGGGTGACTACACCATCCAGCCCGAGAACGGCGGCCGATCGGTCTTCTACCACGAGTACACGCACGACCTGGGCCTGCCCGACGACTACAACGCGATCGTCGGCGGCGACAACAACAACGAGTACTGGACTCTCATGGCCCAGAGCCGGCTCGGGTCGGCCACGGACGGGGGCATCGGCGAACGCGGCGGCGACCTCGGGGCGTGGAACAAGCTCCAGCTCGGGTGGCTCGACTACACGCTCGTGCGCGCGGGCAGAAGAAGACCGTCACGCTCGGTGCGTCCGAGTACAACAGCAAGGACCCGCAGGCGGTCGTCGTGGCCCTGCCCGAGAAGCACGTCACGCACGATCTCGGGGCCCCGTACGCCGGCTCGGGCCAGTACTACTCGGGCCACACCGACAACAGCGTGATCTCGCTCGAACGGACCGTGACCGTGCCCGCCGGCGACCCCGTGCTGACCTTCCAGACGCGGTACGACATCGAGTCCGGGTACGACTACGTGCAGGTGCTCGCCAACGGTGCCCGGGTCGACGCGTGGGACGGCACCCAGGCGGCCTGGGGGCAGCGGTCGGTCGACCTGTCGGCCTACGCCGGGCAGAGCGTCGAGCTGACCTTCGCCTATGTCACCGACCCGGCGGTCTCGGGCAACGACCCGGCGGTGCCCGACGGCGTCGTCCTCGACGACATCGCGCTGGGCGGCACCGTCATCGGCGACGCCGAGGGCGGGCTGGGCGAGTGGTCGGGCGACGGGTTCGTGGCGGCGGGGGCGACGTACGAGACGAGCCACCCCGGCTACTACATCGCCGCCAACCGCACCTACGTGTCGTACGACCAGTACCTCAAGACGGGCCCGTACTTCTTCGGGTACGGTGCGGCGCTGCCGAACAAGGTCGACCACTTCGCCTACCAGCAGGGCCTGCTCATCTCGTACTGGGACACGTCGGTCGCCGACAACGACACCGTCGTCCACCCCGGCAGTGGCCGGAACCTGTACATCGACGCCCACCCCGAACCGTTCGCGCAGACCTCGACGGGCGACCTGTGGCGCGCCCGCGTGCAGGTCTACGACGCCCCGTTCGGCCTGGCGCGCACCGACCGGGTGACCCTCCACGTCGACGGCGTGCCCAACACGTTCGGCGGGCTGCCGGGCAACCCCGTCTTCCGCGACACCGACACCTACTTCTACGACGCGATGCCGAACCAGGGCGTCAAGCTCCCCGGCGTCGGTGTCACGATCGCCGTCAAGAACCAGAACGGCACCCGCATGACGGTCGCCGTGTCCTGACCCGGCCGGCGCCCGGGGGCGACCACCCCCCGGGCGCCACGCCCGTCGTCGCGGGCACGTCAGCGATGATGGGAGGCGTGACCCTCGCACGAACCCGCTCCGCCCTGCCGGCCGCCCGGCGCGTCGTCGTCAAGATCGGCTCGTCGTCGCTCACGGGCACCGACGGGCACCTCGACCTCGATGCGCTGCGCGCGCTCGTCGAGGTGCTGGCCAAGGCGCACGCCGACGGCACCCAGGTGGTGCTCGTGACCTCGGGTGCCGTGGCCGCCGGCATCGGCCCGCTCGGGCTCCCCGCGCGGCCGCGCGACCTGGCGACCATGCAGGCCGCCGCCTCCGTCGGCCAGGGCCTGCTCGTCGCTCGCTACGCCGAGGCGTTCGCGCACCACGGCGTGCGGGTCGGCCAGGTGCTGCTCACGGCCGAGGACACGGTGCGGCGCCTGCGCTACAAGAACGCCCAGCGCTCGCTGTCGCGGCTGCTCGCGCTCGACGTCGTCCCCGTCGTCAACGAGAACGACGCCGTGACCACCGACGAGCTCAAGTTCGGCGACAACGACCGGCTCGCCGCGCTCGTCTCGCACCTGGTGCGGGCCGACGCCCTCGTGCTGCTCACCGACGTCGACGGCCTGCACGACCGCCCTCCGACGCACCCCGGCGCGCAGCGCATCTCCCACGTCGGCGACCTTGCCGAGATCGCCGACGTGCCCGTCACCAGCAGGGGCAGCGCCGTCGGCACGGGCGGGATGGTCACCAAGCTGGAGTCGGTGCGGATCGCGACGTGCTCGGGCATCCCCGTGGTGCTCACCGCGGCGGTCAACGCCGCGCGGGCGCTCGCGGGCGACGACGTCGGCACGTTCTTCGCGGCCACGGGGCGGCGGGCGTCGGCGCGCCGGCTGTGGATCGCGCACGCCGCACGCGTGCGGGGTCGCCTGCACGTCGACGACGGCGCCGCGCGCGCCGTCCTGGGCGGGCGGGCGTCGCTGCTGCCTGCGGGGATCACACGCGTCGAGGGTGATTTCGACGCGGGCGACCCCGTCGAGCTCGTCGGTCCCGACGGCGTGGTCGTGGCGCGCGGCCTGGTCGCGTTCGACTCCCACGAGCTGCCGGCGCTGCTGGGCAGGCACACCTCGGACCTGCGCGCGTCGCTGGGGGAGGGCTACGACCGTGAGGTCGTGCACCGCGACGACCTGGTGCTCAACGGGGTCTGACCCTCGGCGGTGGCATGCGTCGGTGCACCGGACGGGCCGGATCGTGCACGAGCCCGTCCCGTCGCCGGGGTGGGCCGGGCCTACTCCTCGAGGCGGCGGCCCTTCAGCTCGGTTAGGAGGCTGGCGCCGACGACGGCCAGGGCGAAGGCGGCCGCGAACGTCGTGAAGACGCCGCCCGTGCCGATCGACGCGTGCAGGGGCAGGACCAGCAGGGGCGCGAGGATCGAGGCGAGGCGCCCGAACGCCGTCGCGCTCCCGGCGCCCGTGGCGCGGACGCGCGTCGGGTAGCTCTCCGGCGTCACCGCGTACAGGGCGCCCCACGCGCCCAGGTTGAAGAACGACAGCAGGACGCCCGCCGTCAGGATCTGCGGGACGGAGCCGGCGAGGCCGAACCCGACGGCCGAGGCCGCCGATCCCGCGAGGAACGTCACGAGCACCGCACGGCGCCCCCAGACCTCGATGAGCCATGCCGACACGGCGTACCCCGGAAGCTGCGCGAGCGTGATCACGAGCGTGTAGCCGAACGAGCGCACCATCGAGAAGCCGTCGGCGACCAGCAGGGTCGGTATCCAGGTGAACGCGCCGTAGTAGGCGAAGTTCACCCCGAACCACGTGAGCCAGAGCGCGATCGTCCGCCGGCGCAGCGCGGGCGCGAACAGCTCGCGCACGGTGACGCGGGCAGGCGCGGCCGACGTCGCCGCGGGGCCCGTTGCGCCCGTTGCGCCCGGTGCGCCGTGGCCCGCGGGCGCGCTCGGGGCTGAGTGCGCGGGGAGTCCTGGCGCGCGCCGGCCGACGTCTCGAAGACCCGCACCGCCGCCTCCGCCTCGTCGTGGCGGCCCCGGCGCTCCAGGAAGCGCACCGACTCGGGCAGGTTCGTGCGCACGTACAGCGCGTAGGCCGCGGGCACGAGCCCGATCGCGAACGCCCACCGCCATCCGTTGGCGGACGAGGGCACGAGCAGCAGCCCGACGACGGCGGCCGCAACCCACCCCACCGCCCAGAACGACTCCAGGACGACGACGACGCGCCCGCGGATCCGTGCGGGGGCGTACTCGCTGACCAGCGTCGAGGCCACGGGCAGCTCGGCCCCGAGCCCCAGGCCGACGACGAACCGCAGCGCCAGCAGCACCGCGAGCCCGCCGGCCAGCGCCGAGGCGCCCGTGGCCAGCCCGTACACGAGCAGCGTGAGGGCGAACACCTGGCGCCGGCCCACCCGGTCGGCGAGCATCCCGCCGAGCGCGGCACCGACGGCCATGCCGGCGAACCCGATCGAGCCGAGCAACGAGCGCTCGCCCGTGGACAGCGCCCACTGCTCGCCGATCGCGACGAGCACGAACGACATGATGCCCACGTCCATGGCGTCGAGCGCCCATCCGATCCCGGAGCCGACGAGCAGGCGCGTGTGCGCGCGTGTGAACGGCAGCCGGTCGAGCCGCTCGGTACGGGTGGAGACCGCGGTCATCCTCGGATTCTGCCTGCTTGCGGCGGCGGACAGTAGGCTCGTGCGCATGACTGCCGTCACGCCCTCCTCCGCAGTGCCGAGCCCCACCGCGCCGTCGCCCGCGGCGGATCCCGACGTCGAGGCTGCGGTGCGCGCGGTCGCCCGCCGGTCACAGGTCGCCTCGCGTGCGCTCGCGACCGCCAGCCGGGGGGTCAAGGACGCCGCGCTGCACGCCGTCGCGGACGCGCTGGAAGCGGCGGCGGACGAGATCGTGGCGGCGAACGGGCAGGACGTCGAGCGTGAGCGTGCGGGCGGCATGGACGCAGGCCTGCTCGACCGGCTGGCCCTGACGCCGGCGCGGGTCGGGTCCATCGCGGCCGCGCTGCGCGCGGTCGCCGCGCTGCCCGACCCGGTCGGGGACGTGGTGCGCGGGCAGACCCTGCCCAACGGCCTGCGGCTGCAGCAGCTGCGCGTGCCGATGGGCGTGGTCGGCATGATCTACGAGGCGCGGCCCAACGTCACGGTCGACGCCGCGGGCCTCGCGCTCAAGAGCGGCAACGCCGTGATCCTGCGCGGCGGCTCGGCGGCGATCCGGTCCAACGAGGTGATCGTGCGGGTCCTCCGCGACGCGCTCGAGGGCCAGGGCCTGCCCGCCGACCTGGTGCAGACCATCGACGCCTACGGCCGGCCCGGCGGGGTCGCGCTCATGCACGCGCGCGGCCTGGTCGACGTCCTCATCCCGCGCGGCGGGGCGAGCCTGATCCGCACCGTCGTCGAGGAGTCCTCGGTGCCGGTGATCGAGACCGGCGTCGGCAACGTCCACGTCTACGTCGACGCCTCGGCGAACCTCGACCAGGCGGTCGACATCGTGATGAACGCCAAGACGCAGCGCGTCGGGGTGTGCAACGCGGCCGAGACCCTGCTGGTTCACGCCGACGCCG from Xylanimonas allomyrinae carries:
- a CDS encoding immune inhibitor A domain-containing protein, with product MRRVSAVAAGLALVGACLAATPAQAAPVVSPPSQTVPSDNLPNPLAEKQAALREQAIQQVLSGDAQVQTINGSKVVQVDAGTADGQAQAKGQGKGKGQGQGKGQGKGQGKGHGQGKGKGGKDSYQSKYVEVAREGTDRIFVVLVEFGDTAPSFPQDPSAQRTTGPLHNEIPAPDRSTDNSTVWVPDHAQSYFQDLYFGTGDESLKDYMQTQSSGRYSVDGVVTDWVKVPYTQARYGTDRCGGTVCDDVKLLIRDAAKQWVDDQLAQGRTMADVQAELATFDIQDRYDLDGDGDFNEPDGWIDHFQIVHAGGDEADGDPIYGTDAIWSHRWYANLAYGPSCFDGRACNTGTPIGGTINADGTVTATDDFTGFFVGDYTIQPENGGRSVFYHEYTHDLGLPDDYNAIVGGDNNNEYWTLMAQSRLGSATDGGIGERGGDLGAWNKLQLGWLDYTLVRAGRRRPSRSVRPSTTARTRRRSSWPCPRSTSRTISGPRTPARASTTRATPTTA
- a CDS encoding immune inhibitor A domain-containing protein; translated protein: MALPEKHVTHDLGAPYAGSGQYYSGHTDNSVISLERTVTVPAGDPVLTFQTRYDIESGYDYVQVLANGARVDAWDGTQAAWGQRSVDLSAYAGQSVELTFAYVTDPAVSGNDPAVPDGVVLDDIALGGTVIGDAEGGLGEWSGDGFVAAGATYETSHPGYYIAANRTYVSYDQYLKTGPYFFGYGAALPNKVDHFAYQQGLLISYWDTSVADNDTVVHPGSGRNLYIDAHPEPFAQTSTGDLWRARVQVYDAPFGLARTDRVTLHVDGVPNTFGGLPGNPVFRDTDTYFYDAMPNQGVKLPGVGVTIAVKNQNGTRMTVAVS
- the proB gene encoding glutamate 5-kinase, translating into MGGVTLARTRSALPAARRVVVKIGSSSLTGTDGHLDLDALRALVEVLAKAHADGTQVVLVTSGAVAAGIGPLGLPARPRDLATMQAAASVGQGLLVARYAEAFAHHGVRVGQVLLTAEDTVRRLRYKNAQRSLSRLLALDVVPVVNENDAVTTDELKFGDNDRLAALVSHLVRADALVLLTDVDGLHDRPPTHPGAQRISHVGDLAEIADVPVTSRGSAVGTGGMVTKLESVRIATCSGIPVVLTAAVNAARALAGDDVGTFFAATGRRASARRLWIAHAARVRGRLHVDDGAARAVLGGRASLLPAGITRVEGDFDAGDPVELVGPDGVVVARGLVAFDSHELPALLGRHTSDLRASLGEGYDREVVHRDDLVLNGV
- a CDS encoding MFS transporter, giving the protein MRELFAPALRRRTIALWLTWFGVNFAYYGAFTWIPTLLVADGFSMVRSFGYTLVITLAQLPGYAVSAWLIEVWGRRAVLVTFLAGSAASAVGFGLAGSVPQILTAGVLLSFFNLGAWGALYAVTPESYPTRVRATGAGSATAFGRLASILAPLLVLPLHASIGTGGVFTTFAAAFALAVVGASLLTELKGRRLEE
- a CDS encoding MFS transporter, which translates into the protein MTAVSTRTERLDRLPFTRAHTRLLVGSGIGWALDAMDVGIMSFVLVAIGEQWALSTGERSLLGSIGFAGMAVGAALGGMLADRVGRRQVFALTLLVYGLATGASALAGGLAVLLALRFVVGLGLGAELPVASTLVSEYAPARIRGRVVVVLESFWAVGWVAAAVVGLLLVPSSANGWRWAFAIGLVPAAYALYVRTNLPESVRFLERRGRHDEAEAAVRVFETSAGARQDSPRTQPRARPRATAHRAQRAQRAPRRRRPRLPASPCASCSRPRCAGGRSRSGSRGSG
- a CDS encoding glutamate-5-semialdehyde dehydrogenase; translation: MTAVTPSSAVPSPTAPSPAADPDVEAAVRAVARRSQVASRALATASRGVKDAALHAVADALEAAADEIVAANGQDVERERAGGMDAGLLDRLALTPARVGSIAAALRAVAALPDPVGDVVRGQTLPNGLRLQQLRVPMGVVGMIYEARPNVTVDAAGLALKSGNAVILRGGSAAIRSNEVIVRVLRDALEGQGLPADLVQTIDAYGRPGGVALMHARGLVDVLIPRGGASLIRTVVEESSVPVIETGVGNVHVYVDASANLDQAVDIVMNAKTQRVGVCNAAETLLVHADAAGAFLGRMLTALAGAGVVLHGDARTAAAAPADVVVSPATEHDWATEYLALELAVRVVDSIDEAIDHIRTYSSGHTEAILTNDLSAADRFVAEVDSAAVMVNASTRFTDGGELGLGAEIGISTQKLHARGPMGLAELTTTKWVVRGEGHVRP